The genomic segment AGCTGTGATCACGTCACGGTCTTGGCGGGCTTTCGCCCCCTCAACCAATAGTCAGACGCAGCTGTGATCACGTGACGGTCTCGGCGGGCTTTTTGAGCGGGCTCCGCTCTCCTCACTCACATCGCAGCAGCCGCCGCCATTTTGTGAGATGCAGAGACAGTCACGGTTGAAGCGGGAGCTGCAGCTCCTCAGCACGGAGCCGCCATCCGGGGTCAGCTGCTGGCAAGTGGACGATAAGGTGGACGAGCTGCGGGCTCAGGTGGTGGGCGGCCCGGGCTCTCCCTATGAGGGAGGGGTGTTCACCCTGGAGGTCACCGTGCCGGACAGGTACCCATTCGAGCCCCCTCGGGTGCAGTTTGTGACCCCCATTTACCACCCGAACATAGACACAGCCGGCAGGATCTGCCTGGACATCCTGAAGCCGCCGCCTAAAGGCGCCTGGAGGCCGGCCCTGAACCTGTCCTCCGTCCTGACCTCCATCCAGCTCCTCATGGCCGAGCCCAACCCTGAGGATCCCCTAATGGCGGACATCGCCCGGGAGTACAAGTATGACAGGGCCGCGTACAGCGCCACCGCCCGGAGTTGGACGGAGAAGCACGCCAAACCCCTGAACGTCCACAATGTGGGGCACAAAAGGCGCAGCGGAGACCCCGCAGAGcccgccaaaaaaacccgacccgACCTCCCGTGACGTCATTGTCACAGTAACTGATATCACTGGACAGCtgcactcactctcactcaccgCCAGGTGGTAGTAATGGTTCAAAGGCATCAAGTATACTGCACGGGAGGGTCACTTCACAGCACGTTCACACTTTGCGGCAGTGAGATGGTGCCTTGTTAAAGGAGTTGTTCTTGTTTAATTGCCCTATACTTGTTATAATTTTCCTTGATGTCCACAGTATGACTCATTTTTGCAGTACCctaatgtgtgtttttattttaaggTGAGGGTAACATGACTTGAGACAATACTAACACtccctgtagagcagtggtctccaaactgcttacctccagctgttgaaaaactacaactctggtgGTCTGCAGTTTGGAAGCTACTGTAGCAGGAAGATTTGATGTCACATGATGCGTTGTTGTAACACCTTTCCAGGGCAGTAAATGACTTACCTAATTGCTGCAGGCAGTAatggtaaacataaaaaatttagggtCATGGTTTGGCGACTACGGGGGATTTGTCATTGTCTTGCTgtgtaaagtgtttttttttttttttctttctttttttgctgttgtgcgcCAAATTTCTCAGAAAGGCGTAATGACTTCAATGAATACGGCACAAATTTTATTTCACCTCTCAAATGGCTGAAAGCTGCCAAATTGAATGTTTGCTTTGGttttctatggggggggggggagatttaacaaaacctgtccagtgttaaagtttctgagttgcccatagcaaccaatcaaatcgcttctttcatttcagacaaggcctctgaaaaataagtgatctggttgctatgggcaactcggcagcatttcctctagacaggtttaaaTATTTTCCAAATTTTAGTTCTTTGATTTTGATTACTCTTAGAACAGATGACTCTTTACTAAACTGGTCCCCCATGTTTGAAAGTAATTTCACAGGGGTCTGACATTTTCTTAAGAAAAGTTGGTCATGGTTTTTTTACATGGTTGAGCATAATCTTCCCACCAGATGGTCCCGTTGTTAAAAAGGTgtagagggttagtcgttccgggccgtccatcttcaccctCTTCTatccagccccggactagtgacgtttccttgatgacgacgcacagggacggacgtccctgtgctttgtcgtcaaggcaacgtcactagtccgggagcGTAGAAGAGGGCcttccggtgaagatggacagcccggaacgactaaccctccccactggacggtccctgcagcatagatggcctgtaccagctcacccttccttcccaccaagagggagggggggggtggtctggatgatgtcgaaggctgcagtggtcttcaacctgcggacctccaggtgttcacgcgagtataagctgaggggggcttttcagcacgaaaaatcgtgctgaaactCGGCTtctactcaagtatatacggtacatgcaggaaaatgtatacgtcttaaaattgtcatcttctgactagggatcgaccaatatcgttttttttagggccgataccgataatcggtgcaggttagggccgatagccgataacttataccgatataagttatcggctatttaaccccctgcgacaccgctgcagatcattgatttaaagcgggcgctttaaatcaatgatctgcagtggcttttgcggggccataggccgccgccaccacccgcttctctccccttacctgtcagggtggtccgggccatccatccatcgttcctgtagcgtccgggggcgttccgggctgtccttcttctctggcGGTCAtcatctccactccgggcaggctccggcctagtacgctgcatagacgtcgctgcgcagtgacgcccgtgcgcagcgacgcacctgacgtcacgtcgtagcggcgtctatgcagcgtactaggccggagcctgccccgagtggagaagaagaccgtgggaggacagcccggaccggaccaccctccacccggacgctacaggaacgatggatggatggctcggaccacccccattacgggtaagtttaattttttttattgactgggagggtgggggaggggtctCTCCACCTCTTAGACAGACTGGAGTGCAGCCAGAGGAGCACTCCACAGCCTTTATCCCGCCTGCTTGCAAATCTATTTTTCGCCTGCTCCACAAATATAGTATCTGCCTGATACCTGTTGCAAGCCAACTCCTTACCGTGAGgacttgctgggggttgtagtattgtaAGAGCTAGCGGAGTGGGTTGgaggctgggagatgtgcagagAAACTGTGTCCCGCATCCCCCTGAGGGGGTAGAGAGGATGGAGTAAGAGGGAGCAGGCTGTAAAGCAAAAAACTTTCtgcagagggtcacattccggtacagggacacagttttttgTTCACTACAATTCTGCTTTAGTGTATTGTACACCAAAAAAATACCTttacaatttttgtattttttttgtcaacACAATAGATCTGTCTGAACCTAAAGCTTAACCTATTAAGGATgtagggcatacatgtacgccctgtgcccgatccccttctatgacatggctcaggagctgagtgagCGTCATAGCGGGGTGGGCCAGGAcctgtgtctaatgccggacatcaccgatcgtggttatgcctggcattaaccccttagacgatGTAAGCAAAGTTGTTTGCAGCatctttaaagaagaaaaaaaaaaattcctggcagCCCAGCAGAGCTGACTGGGACCACCGTGGTGTCTCGATCAGCTAAGTGGACGGCAGGAGGGCCtttacctgtctcctcgctgtccgatcagtgctctgatgctccagaaagcctcagcagcctggagcaatccaAGCaccaatgtgggagatttatcaaaacctgtgcaaaggaaaagttgcccagttgcccatagcaaccaatcggctcgcttctttcatttttaacaaggcctctgcaaaaggaaagaagcaatcggattggttgctatgggcaacttttcctctgcacaggttttgataaatctcaccccaaTAAGTGTGGGTTCACACAATGTTTTTGGATGAAAACGGATTTCTAAAAATGGtgtgatgaagaaaaaaaaataaaaaaatttaacccctcatctaataagttttcccattaaaaatgtgtataagttgggtatcattttaatcgcatggacctacagaacaaagataatgTTTGCATAGAATCtgaattttgtcccacaaatatttttgtaGTGAAATGACCTgggcacagtaaggactgctactcccatcatggacagactctgcccatgatgggagttttaatccaggggctgaggtgcagatcgcagcaggtccttCTCCAGAGACCAGCTgctatccgcatttattaactattcaagctggcggtacatgcggctacactgcgctgccgctaTTTGTCATCCCCGCTGCCGGAACAAAAACAAGCTTTTCACCAATCGgagctcccggcggggattatgaattataagaactgtatataggagccggcggGCAGTGCAGTGTATCATGTACtgctggcttgtatagttaataaatgcggatcgcagcaggtctctggagaatgatctgcccttggactactattcccatcatgggacagtctgtcccatgatgggagtagttgtagtatcgcagcgctgagggatggcacttacaCATCCCTcggctgtgggacttttaggactactactcccatcatggacagactctgcccgtgatgggggttgtagtccaggggctgaggtgcagatcacaccgggtcattatgcagagacccgctgcaatccgcatttaagttaacaagccagcAGTACATGCGGCTGCTGCCGGCCATCATAATCCCCCGCCGACGGGAGCTCTAATTGGTCAATAGctgttcaccaatcagagctcctgtgttccGGCAGCGGGGAATATATATTATAAGAGCTGTATATTGAAGGTGGTGGGCAGCGCGATGTcgctgcatgtaccgccggcttgttaacttaaatgtggatcgcagcagatcattctctggagatccgcatttattaactatacaagacAGCGGTATATGCGTCTGCACTGCCTGCTGGCTTCTatgtacactgtcataattcataatccccgccgccggaacacgggagctctgattggtgaatagctactgACAAATCAGAGctcccggcagcggggattataaattatgacagtgtatacaggagccggcggcagcgcgatgtagccgtATGTactgccggcttgttaacttaaatgcggattgcagagggtctctgcagaatgacccggtgcaatCATCACCTCACCCCTggaatacaactcccatcatgggcagagtctgtccatgatgggagtagttgtcctaaaagtcccgcagccgggggatgtgcaagtgccatccctcagcagcgctgcggtactacaactactcccatcataggacagactctttcccatgataggagtagtaatccaagagcagagggacagatctctgttcacattgtgtcttgcataatgggaacagagcctttctggcagtgtgttcccaaacaggaagactccagctgttgcttaaactagggattgaccgatattgatattatttatttattttaaatttttttttagggccgatactgataatcctGGGACCTTtccggccgatagccgataacttttataccggaatattggtataagttatcggctatttcctcCCGGCccacgcagaagccgctgcagatcagtgatttaaagtgggcactttaaatcaatgaactgtatcGTCTTTTGCGGGGCCGGAGACCGCcgccgcctgcttctctcccccgcctgtcctggggtccttcctagtccaaccaccactgccccattgcctctcccatccccggttttaaaatgacctgttcccggggtccgcgctacttctggctgtgatggcgtcctgagctgtccctgtgtgcactgacggtgatgtcgcattgaggacgtcactcatcattgtgctgcccagcaatagcgcaggacgtcgcaggagccagaagtagcgcggaccccaggcACAGGTATTTATAAAACCGCGGATGGGGGAGGCGGTCTctggtggggcattatcggcaaggtaattgccgatagcgataatgtccaaaatcgtgaaaatTGGTCGAGCCCTAGCTTAAACTACAGCccctcatgatgggagttgtagtttagcaacaattggaggctccctgtttaggaacacactgtaTTATGTGCACtgttcccaggggagagcacaaaaaaatttactaacccgtatttcttttttttttcttttcttctcatttcagatacgtgaatgtggaggattcagatttggtggactgcgacgatgaccaacgtatttatttatttttttacatttcaataaaatggtcaacgagggctgtgggggagtgttttttttttttttttcaatgtgtcgtattttttttttttttataattgaattttcatggttagtagtggaagctgtcgtatagacagaatccattactaagccggggcttagcgttagccccaaaatcggGTAGCGcgaacctccaattattaccccggtacccactgccacaggggtgccaggaagaaccggtaccaacaggcccagactGTTTAAAAagggcactcctgggcctaggcggtaacaggctggcattatttaggcaggggagggctagtaacaatggtccttgcccaccctggtaacgtcaggctgttgctgcttggttggtatctggctgatactgaaaatagggtgaaccctatacgttttattttttttaataaagaaatcAAAAAAAGTGTGTTTCCCTAATTTTTTTCATTctcataccaaccaagcagcaacagcctgacataacCAGGACCATTGTTAcaagccctccccagcctaaataatgccagcctgttaccacctaggcccaggagtgccatttttgacgatccaggcctgttggtacctgctcttcctggaacccctggtgtggtgggtactggggtaattgggggttagcgctagctgttctgggggggggcggggggcgc from the Hyla sarda isolate aHylSar1 chromosome 8, aHylSar1.hap1, whole genome shotgun sequence genome contains:
- the UBE2T gene encoding ubiquitin-conjugating enzyme E2 T, which codes for MQRQSRLKRELQLLSTEPPSGVSCWQVDDKVDELRAQVVGGPGSPYEGGVFTLEVTVPDRYPFEPPRVQFVTPIYHPNIDTAGRICLDILKPPPKGAWRPALNLSSVLTSIQLLMAEPNPEDPLMADIAREYKYDRAAYSATARSWTEKHAKPLNVHNVGHKRRSGDPAEPAKKTRPDLP